From the genome of Saccopteryx bilineata isolate mSacBil1 chromosome 6, mSacBil1_pri_phased_curated, whole genome shotgun sequence, one region includes:
- the PAX1 gene encoding paired box protein Pax-1, protein MKFTLGLGSRAWRVSWERAAAAAAGPGAGGRGLGCGAQRVSSPRPGRRGSRLERALPLCLSCGGGARALPDCAGPSPGRPGARQLAGPRAMEQTYGEVNQLGGVFVNGRPLPNAIRLRIVELAQLGIRPCDISRQLRVSHGCVSKILARYNETGSILPGAIGGSKPRVTTPNVVKHIRDYKQGDPGIFAWEIRDRLLADGVCDKYNVPSVSSISRILRNKIGSLAQPGPYEASKQPPPQPALPYNHIYQYPYPSPVSPSGAKMGSHHGVPGTAGHVSIPRSWPSAHSVSNILGIRTFMEQTGALAGNEGATYSPKMEDWAGVNRTAFPATPAVNGLEKPALEADIKYTQSASGLSAVGGFLPACAYPASSQHGVYSAPAGGYLAPGPPWPPAQAPPLATPGAGVTLHGGELAAAMTFKHPSREVAERKPPSPGGKAPDSLSSLHGLPIPASTS, encoded by the exons ATGAAGTTCACCCTGGGCCTGGGGTCGCGGGCGTGGAGAGTGTCCTGGGaacgggcggcggcggcggcagcgggccCGGGGGCGGGCGGCCGCGGGCTTGGCTGCGGCGCACAGCGTGTTTCCAGCCCGCGGCCGGGCCGCCGCGGCTCTCGGCTCGAGCGCGCCCTCCCTCTATGCCTCTCCTGCGGCGGCGGCGCCCGAGCTCTCCCGGACTGCGCCGGGCCCAGCCCCGGCCGCCCCGGCGCCAGGCAGCTGGCTGGCCCGCGCGCCATGG AACAGACGTACGGCGAGGTAAACCAGCTGGGCGGTGTGTTCGTCAACGGCCGCCCCCTGCCCAACGCCATTCGCTTGCGCATAGTGGAGCTGGCGCAGCTGGGCATCCGACCCTGTGACATCAGCCGGCAGCTTCGCGTATCGCACGGCTGCGTGAGCAAGATCCTGGCGCGCTACAACGAGACGGGCTCCATCCTGCCCGGGGCTATTGGGGGCAGCAAACCCCGCGTTACCACCCCCAACGTGGTCAAGCACATCCGGGACTACAAGCAGGGCGACCCTGGGATCTTCGCGTGGGAGATCCGCGACCGGCTGCTGGCCGACGGCGTCTGCGACAAGTACAACGTGCCCTCCGTGAGCTCCATCAGCCGCATCCTGCGCAATAAGATCGGTAGCTTGGCCCAGCCCGGGCCCTACGAGGCGAGCAAGCAGCCGCCACCGCAGCCGGCGCTGCCCTATAACCACATATATCAGTACCCCTACCCCAGTCCCGTGTCGCCAAGCGGCGCCAAGATGGGCAGCCACCACGGGGTCCCGGGCACGGCAGGCCACGTCAGCATTCCCCGTTCATGGCCCTCGGCACATTCGGTCAGCAACATCTTGGGCATCCGGACGTTTATGGAACAAACAG gggccctggccgggaacgaAGGCGCCACCTACTCCCCGAAGATGGAAGACTGGGCCGGCGTGAACCGCACGGCCTTCCCGGCCACCCCAGCAGTGAATGGGCTGGAGAAGCCAGCATTAGAAGCGGACATTAAATACACTCAG TCGGCCTCTGGCCTCTCCGCAGTGGGTGGCTTCCTCCCGGCCTGTGCCTACCCGGCCTCCAGCCAGCACGGAGTGTACAGCGCGCCGGCCGGGGGCTACCTCGCGCCAGGCCCGCCGTGGCCGCCGGCGCAGGCCCCCCCGCTGGCGACCCCCGGGGCCGGCGTCACCTTGCACGGCGGGGAGCTCGCCGCGGCGATGACCTTCAAACATCCCAGCCGAGAAG